The genomic window TCCGGGTTGCGGTCCAGCCACTGAGCGATGGCTTCCACCCCACCCTGCGGGAAGGGCGGGCACTCGGTCACCAGCGTCAGCCCGGCGGGCGCGGCCTGTCCGCCAAGCAGCTTCCCCATGCGGGTCTGCAATCGGCGCGGGGTGTCTTCCAGGGCGAGGTAGAGCACGGGACCGCCCTGAACCGGTACAGAGTCGAAGGCGTGCCCGCCAGCCGCGACGGAGAGGCCGAGTCCGAGGGAGAGCCAGGACTTGCCGACCTTGGGCGGTCCGGCCAGCAGACTGACGCCTTCGGCGAGGATGCCGGGCACGGCCCACTTCGGCTCGGGGAAGCGCGCGGCCATGAGCTGATCCGCAGTCCAGGAGGTGCGGGGGCGCTCGCGCTTCGGCGGCGTCCTGGGCGCCGCTTCCGGGTCGCTGGGCACGGAGTACAGGTGCAGCGGCGGGATCGGGTTCGGGCTGGCGCTCATGCCGCCACCGTCCTCGGACGCCGGGCTCCGGCCCGCAGGCCGGAGTTGATCGTGCGCTGGGCCTCTCGCTCGCCCTGGCCGACTTGGAGGGCGGCGGTCAGGAGCCAGCCCGTCACGTCGGCATCGCTCAGCTCTCCCCCGGCGACGAGCTGTCCGAGGGCGACGGATGCGATGTAGAGCGCGTTGTTGTGCTGGTTCGGGCCGGAGCGGGTGACTCGCTCCACTTCCCCGTTGACCGCGGATCGCAGGAAGGCGCTGCGCCGGCCGCGTCCGGCGAGGGCAACCCTGATTGGCTTCTGTGGGGGCAAGGGGGCAGGGCGCAGCAGTTCGGCGAGCCAGGGCGGCAGGGGCGCCACGGGGCCGTTGTGGGTGACCCTGTAGCGGCGTCCGTCGAAGGTGCTACCCGCGCCGACGACGAGGCCGCCGACGGCGCGGGTGTCGACCTTCCAGCCCAGTCCGCGGGCACTGTCCCCGGCGGTGTTGCGCAGGGGCTGGCCCTCCGGGGCGGCGAAGTACAGGTGGGTGCCGCCGCTCCACGTACGCACCGTGTACGTGTCGGTCGGGAAAGGCTGACCGTGGCGCTCGCAGAGCACTGCGAGCACGTCGGCCCCGTCCGTGACGCCGTACTCGGCCCAAGCCGCCGGCGGGACGTCGTCGGGGTGCTTCGGCCGGTCCAGGTCGACGACAACCAAACCGGAGGGTCCGGCGGCGACGCCGATGTTGTACGGGGCGTGTGCCCAGCAGCGGCCGATGCGCTCGCTGTCGCTGGTGGCGCGCGGCTCCCAGTCGCGCAGTGCTGGGCGCTTGTCGCCGGGCACGAGGGGGAAGATGTGCCAGCCGCGCTCAGCAGCGGTGAGGGCTGCGGTGAGCAGCGCGTGGGGCTGGTCATGAGTCATGCTGTAGGTCTCCTGTCTGTCTTCGGACGGGTAGGGAGAACCGCGGCGGCGGGCGACCTTGCTGGGGAGTCCCGCCGCCGCGGCGTTGCTACTGGTGCTTGGCCCAGCGGGCGTACTCGCGGCGGACGTAGTGACGCGGGTCGCAGATCACGGCCGCGTCGTCCACATCCATGAGCCGCTGGGCGGCCTTGGTGGCCACCTCGGCCGCGTCGCCGTGGATGCCGGCGGCTTCGTCGGCGAGGGCGATGCGGTCGAGGACGGCGGCCTTGCGGAGCCAGAACTCCCGCCCGAGCCGCGCGCCGAACGGCTTGTCGGCGGCCGTGCGGGCGGTCCATCCGATCTCGCTGACGATGCTCGGGGCGAGCACGTATGCCGCATCCGGCGTCGGCCACGGCTCCGGCTCGGGGCGGTGGTCGGCGGTGAAGTACAGCCGGATGCGCTGGCCGTCGCGAGTGGCGTGCTCGCGTACGGGCCCGGTGGTGAACGCGTCCGCGAGGGTCTTGCTCACGCGGTCGCGGTCGTCCGCGTCGCAGATGATGCGGATCTCGAACATGGCTGTCCTCTCGGGTCTATGCCGCGTTACGACGGTGGGCGGGGAAGTCGATGACGGTTGCGAGCCGGACCTGCTCGGCCGCGGGCTGCGGGGCCGGTTCGCCGCCGGTCGGCGGCGGCTGGGAGCCCGTGGCCCGGTTGGCGTCGAGTGCGGCGGCCAGGGCGTCATCGGCCCTCCGGGATGCCCGGTGTCCGGCGAGGCAGACCGCGGTGACGATGGCGCCCGGGGTGAGCAGCACCGTGGCGGCGATGAGTTCGGCGTTCACGCCGCATCCCTCCCGACGGTGGCGAGCAGCTCGGGGAGTGAGCCGCCGAGGACGGTGAGGCGGTGCTCGATGGCCTGCCATGAGGTGGGGTCGATGCTCATGAGTGCGGCGGCGGCCGCCTGGAGGTCGCCGCGGGCGGTGGCCTCCAGGGCGGTGCGCAGTTCGCCGGCGGCCATGAGCGTGATCGGTTCGGTCATGGTGGTGTGCTCCTCAGAGGTTGCCGAGGGCGTTGATGACGGCGGTGGCGAGTTCGTTGATGGGTCCGGAGGCGCCGGTGGAGGCGAGGAAGAAGCCGAACCCGGCGGCGGTGAACGCGCTGCCGTAGCCGAGGGAGTTGGAGCGCAGGAGGAAGAACAGGACGAGCCCGAACAGGGCGACGAGGGAGACGGTGACGACCACGGCGGGGAACTCCTTTGACGGTGTGGCGGGGTGGCTGGCTAAACTTCGGGCACCCTCGGGTGCTGGCAAGCTCGTGGGAATGGCCGACGGTTGCGCCCACCTAGCTCCTGCAAAGAGCGGGGTACGTCTCATGACGGGCACCGTCGGCCGCTTCGTGTCCGGGTCAGCGGGTGCCGTCGCGGTGGATGCGCGCGGCGACGTTGAACAGGTGGCGGCCGGTGCGTATGCGTTTGCCGGTGGCCTTGCAGCGGCGGCAGTCCTTGCCGCGCTTCATGCGGCCCTTGCGGTCGTGCTTCATCTCGAAGCCCCAGCCGCGGCACTTGCGGCAGGGTCCGAACGGCACGGCCGCACATAGCCCGCCGTAACAGAACGTGACGGCGAGTAGGCAGGCGATAGCGAACAGGGCAGGGGTCATGACGGGCCCTCCCAGGCGGGTTTCCGGGGTTTTCGCAGGTGGGCCGCTATGCGCTAGCGGCCTGATCAGATGGGGTGTGGGCCGCTATCGGGGCTGCTATCGATAGCAGGGCGTCCCGCTATCGATAGCGCCCCCGGGTAGTCAGCCCGCGTCCCGATTCTGGTTACGTTCCGCTACCGCAGCAGCGATGTCGGCACGCTTGATGCCGCGCTTGTTGACGAACTTGCCGTCGATGCGGCGCCCGACCTGCCCGACCGGGATGCCGTAGGGCTTGAGCACGGCGGTCAGGTGCGCGGTCTGCTCCTCACCCGACATCTGCGCCCACTCGCCGTAGGTTTCGGGCCGCAGCTCCGCGAGCCGTTCGACGACTGTTTCGTTCCACACCTTGGCTTCCTTCTCGGGGATGACCGCGAGAACGTCCGCCAGCAGCGTCGATGTGGTGGCGTCGACCGGTTCGAAGACCTCCCCGAGCGCGTGGCCGGAGAGGGTGCCGGCCGCTTCGCGTGTCCTGCGGGCGCGCAGTGCGATGCGTTCGGCGGTCGGGGCGTCCACGTAGACGCTGCGGATAATCCGGGCATCGGAGCCGTCGCCGACGAAGTAGGCAATGCCCTTGTCGGCCCAGGCGAACATGGTCGCGCGCACGCCGCGCTTGTGGGCGCCGGTGCCCAGCACCATGTCGTTGGCGGTGTGGTCCATGACCTTCATGCACAGCCGCACACCGGCGTTGGCGCTGATGCCGGTGGGCAGCGACTTCGCGTCCGGCCGCTGGGTGGCGAGCAGGAGCACGATGCCGGTGGCGGGGCCGCGCTTGACCAGGTCGGTGCAGATCGCCTCGAACTCCTTGCCGTACTCGTGGTGCTCGAACCACACCTGGCACTCGTCCACGCAGATCACGATCGGGTGCAGGCCAAGGCTCGGCTTGGAGGCGAGTTCGCTGGTCACCTTGGACTCCGGGCAGATGTCCCGGGGCAGGGAGCGGATCACCTTCGCGCGGCGGCGCAGTTCCTCGCGGATTTCCCGCATGTCGGCGATGGCGTACTCGATGTCCTCGTCCTCTTCACCGGCCCGGTGGCGGTGGGAGACCGCTTCGCCGACCGGGTCGAGGTCGCCGGTGCCCTTGAGGTCGTAGGTGTGCAGCTCCGCTCGTGGGTCGAGCGCGGCGATCAGGGCGAACAGGCGCAGCAGGAACGTCTTGCCCATGCGCGGGATCGCGCCGATGATGCCGGCGATGTACATGAACGTCAGGCCCACCCACCGTCCGCGCTGGTCGGTGGAGAAGTCGACCGGCTTGAACAAGTCCACGCTGCCTGCCTTGAGCAGCGGCCATGCGGGCTGCTTGGCCTTGTTCATGTCCTGATCGCCGACCCACAGCACCAGATGGCCGGTGTGCTCATCCGGCACCGCTTCGGGCCACACACAGCCCAGCGGGCGGCGCAATCCAGAGGCGAGGCGGTCACGGCGCTCGATGATGTCGGTGACCGTCACGCCGTAGGGGAGGTTGCCCTCCGCACGCCAGCCCGGCCCGTCCCGGGTGATCGGGGCGGTGAATTCAAACCCCTCCTTCCCCTTGGACTGGGCCTGATTGATCGCCGGAATGCCCAGGGCCCCGAGGGCGCGCAGCACGATGTCACTGGTCAGCTTCATCGCCTTCGGCAGCTCCACCGCCCGGTGAATCACCGGCGCATCCGCCTGCCGGCCCTTGAACCCCAGTGCCATCACCAGCGCTGACACTGAGAGGGCCTGAAGCCAACCCGGGGCGAGCACGTAGATGGCAAGCGCAGCCCCGAGCCCGACGAACATGGCCAGCACCGTGATCAGGGTGCGGAGTCGGACGCGTCCGTCGCGCTGCCGGGACAGCTTCAGGTAGTCGGCCGCATCCTCCCGCCGCACGGCGGCGAGCCGGACTGGCTCTCCCTCGCGGTCGGCGACCCACCGCATCGTCCCGCCGACGACCCGGGCGGCACCGGTCGGGGCCTGAAGGGTCAAGCGGGCGGCGTAGACCGGTGCGCGCAGCGCGTGATACCCGGCCGCGTGCGCGTAGTGCCGCGCCACCCAGGACGCGGCAGTCTTCAGCTCCGCCATCGACCGCAGCCACACCGGGATGACATCCCTGCGGCGGGCACCCATCAGCCGACCCAGATACCCCGGACCGGCAGCCGTCGGAGTCGGCTGGTCGACCATCACCACCTTCGTTGGGTCGCCCGACGGTTCCGGGATCGAGTCGGCCGACGGGTCGGCGATCGGGTCGGTGTACGAGTCGCCCGACCCGTGGCGGGCCGACCGCGCCTTGCTCAGGTCGACCACATCCGCGCCCGAGTCGGGCCCGGAGTCGGCGGCCATGTCGGCTTCGAGCCGGTTGAACAGTTCGTTCTCATCGTCGTGATTCACTGAACGTTCCTCCCTGGGAACGGGGTTAGGGGTGGGCCCGGACGGCGCTTTCGTCGGCAGGCGTCCGGGCCCTCTGAGGTGTGTCGGGCAGTGCCCTCGGACCGGTCAGGTTCAGAGGTCCGTGAGGGCCTTGGTGGGGATCTCGTAGATGTCGGTGACGGAGTCGACGTCGCGCCACCGGTCGCGGCCGAACTGGACGTGCGCGACGTGGACGTTGTTGCCGTCGCGGTCCGTCGTCTCGAAGACGCGGACGACCGCGGCGCTGCGGCGGGCCCGACGGATGATCTGGCGGGCGGTGTCGACCCTCAGCCGCTCCGGGCGGTAGGCCACCGTGCGGGTGTCGTCAGTACGGCGCATCAGGGTGTGCAGAAGGACGGGACGCATGCTGTGCTCCTCAAGAGTCGGTTTCAGGCGGCGCGCTGTTCCTCGGGGTAGGCGCAGGTAACGCAGGTGCCGAGCGTGGGCGGAATGACGTATCCGGCATCGCGCCGGCAGGCCGGGCAGGTGCGGCGGGCGAGCATCGCCAGGGCGAGCGCACCCCACTTGCGCGACGTCATCGGCCGCACCGGCTTCGCCAGGTCGACCCGGTAGAGGTGGGCGACCATGACCCCGGACTTGCGGCGGGGCGAGCGGCGCATGAGCTGCGCGGCGACCGGTTGTCCGCCGGGCCGCAGCCCGCGGGCGCGGAGCTGACGGCGGGTGGCGTAGCCCTCCGGTGCGAGGCGCCACGGGTAGGTGGGGATGCCGTAGCGGGCACCGGTCGGGTCGTAGCACCGGCCGTACGTGGGCGACATCAGGCGGCCCTCCCCACCAGTGGCGGGGCGGTGCGGGCGCCGCGGCGACCGGAGCGGCGGCCGGTGACCGTGGCGAACAGCCTGCCGAGCCCCGCGCGGCGGACGCCGGCGCGGCCCTGCTTCGCCGCGTACATCGCCTCATCCGCCCGCCCCAACAGGCTGGAGAGGTCCTCGCCGGGGAAGTCCTCGGCCCGCACCCAGCCCAAAGAGACCGTGGTGCGTACCGCCGGGGGCTGTCCGTCGACGGGTCGGGCGAGCACGCCGTGGAGTACGGCGAGCAGATCGCCTACGGTGCCGCGGGTGTCGAGGATGACCGCGGCGAACTCATCGCCCCCGAGCCGTCCCACGACGCCATCGGCGCCGACGTAGTGGGCGAGCCGGGCCGCGGTCGCCTTCAGGAGCGCGTCCCCGGCGGCGTGGCCGTGGCTGTCATTGATGTGCTTGAAGCGGTCCACGTCCGCGAGGACCACCACCGCCCGCGGATCGCGCAGCAGGACGGTTGCGCGGCGGGTGAAGCCGTCCCGGGTCCACAGACCAGTGAGCGGGTCGCGGCGGGCGGTGCGCAGGCGACGACGCAGAAGCCGGGCGTGCACAGCCCATCCGGCCGCCAGCGGCCCAGCAGCAACGAGTGCGGTTAACAGGGTGCTGCTCATGCCGCCGCCCCCTCCAACTCGACGGGGCGCCGGCCACCGGCCCGCTCGGCGAGCAGTGCATCGCGCACGGTGCGGGAGTTGGCTGCCGAGCAGTGCAGCGCAGTGCGGATCTTCTCGGCGTTGATCTCAGCATCCGACCATCCGGCGGTGACTTCCCGCGCTGCGGTCAGCAGCTCCGCCGCCGTACGGGACGCCTTCGGGCTCGGCTTCCGGCCCCGGCTCCGGCCACGCGGCTTGGGCGCCTCGCCCTTCGGCGCCTCGGGCTGGGGCTCGGGGGCGGGGTCGACGTCGACCGCGGCCGGGGCGAGATCCCCGAGCTTGAGCAGCACGCGGGTGCGGTGCGGGGTGTGCTTGCGCCACCGGCGCCCATACACCTCGCGCAGCTCCGCCCGGGCAAGCTGCCGCTCCTTCTCCCGCGCCAGTGCCTCGGTGTAAGAGGTGATCTCCCACAGCGTCATCCGCCGCCACAGGGAGAAGGTGGAGGGGAAGGCGAGCAGCCACCGAGCGAAACGGATCTTGTCCATCCGCCGGCCGGTCGCAGCCCCGATCCGTACGGCGTAGATGTGGGCGCCGATCTCGGAGAACACCACCCACAGCAGCGGCATCGTGCCGTGGGCCACCTTCGCCCACATGCCGTGTCCGGCGGCGACGTTCAGTCCGCAGGTCACCAAGGTGAGCGCCCAGGGCACGAATCGCACCCAGGTCAACGCCATGTCCATCCGGATCAGCAGCAGGTTGGCCACGGTGAACACCGGGATCGCCACGTCGATGCCGACCGGCAGCATCCACGGCGAGGTGAACCCCCACTCCGCAGCGGCGGCCGAGACGGCATCGAACGACGACACCAGGCCCAGCGCGCCGACCCCGGCAGCGGCGAACGCGCCGACCCCGGCCAGGCCCATCTCCGGGCGGGTCAGCGGCGGCACCGCCGGCCGCTCGACGGTCTGCATGGTCGTCATGCCGCAGTTCCCTTCCGGGACCGCGTCCGCCGGACCGCCGGCCGGACCAACGGGACGACGTTGAACAGCTCCGGCGCGTAGGTCTCGATCGCCTCCGCGGCGATCCGGGAAACGTCGTCCGGCAGGGTCGGGTTGTCGGCGAGGATGTCGCGGGCCGCGTCCAGGCGGGCCGCGCGCTCTTCGTCCGTCTCGCCTTCGACCCCGAGCCACAGCTCCAGCGGGGTCCCAAGGGCCAATTCCACGAAGTCGTTGGCGGAGACCGCCTGATGGCCGCCGATGTACGTACGCATCGATCACTCCTGAAGTCGAGTGGCAGGGAGAGCCGCGGCGGCAGGCGACCTTGCTGGGGAGTCCCGCCGCCGCGGCGGTGTCGTGCGTGCCCCGACCAGGAGTCGAACCCGGCCTACGACCATCAGGGCTGCGCGGACCTCACCGCGCTGGCCGCCTTTTCGGAGGAGGCGGCGGCCTCATTCGGCACGCTGTTGAGTTTTCAAGGAACGGACGCTTCCTTCGAGCCCGTTTCACGGGCCCTCCGGGCGCGGGTACTGCGGTCCTCTTCGCTTCGCCGATGCAGGCGAGTACTGAGGGTTGATCCAGATTGACTTAGGTCAATCCTTGAGTGAGGAAGTTACCCAGGTCAATCCGAGCCGTCAAGGGGGAGTGCGGAGAACTAAATTGACCTAGGCCGGTTACGCTCGAACCCATGGAGACGAGCCCCGGTACCCCGCGCCCCACGGCCAAGGACATCGCTGCGGACATCCGCCAAGAACTCCTGATCGGAGGTCTTGGTCCCGGAGACCAACTGCCGGCCGCCCGTGACCTGGCCAAGAGGTATGGAGTGACCCTGGTCAAGGTGCAGAACGCCTATCGCGAGCTCAGCGAGGAAGGGCTCGTGTTCTCCCAGCAGGGGCGCGGCACGTTCGTGGCTGACCCCTCGCGGCCCCTCGATGACGGGCAGCGCGGAGGGTCGGCATTCATCTCGCTCGCCACGGAGGTCGCTGCTATGCACGAGACGATCCGTCAACTTGCGGACCGCCTTGAACGACTCGAGCAGATTGTGGATTCCGACGGGTCAGCACCCGCTCAGTGATGTCCTCGGCCTGCCGAATCAGCCGATTTGCCTCCGCGCGCGCCTTGCCGAGACTCGCTCTGAGCAGGGCGCACTGAGCGGGAGTAAGTCCCGTGCTGTTGCTGGGCTGTTCGAACGTCTCTGCCATGTGAGACAGCTTGGGCGCGGAAGCGACGATGGACCCGGACAGAGTGTCCGGGTCCATCGTTGTTGCAGTTCAGAGGTGTTGACTTGGTGTCACATCACGGCATTCTCGGCGGCATTCAGTACAGCTGCCCACGGGAGTGGGCGCCCGGACGGAGCTTCTCGCGGTTCGTACAGAGGCCACACGTGCGGCCCGTAGACA from Streptomyces sp. FIT100 includes these protein-coding regions:
- a CDS encoding bifunctional DNA primase/polymerase; the protein is MTHDQPHALLTAALTAAERGWHIFPLVPGDKRPALRDWEPRATSDSERIGRCWAHAPYNIGVAAGPSGLVVVDLDRPKHPDDVPPAAWAEYGVTDGADVLAVLCERHGQPFPTDTYTVRTWSGGTHLYFAAPEGQPLRNTAGDSARGLGWKVDTRAVGGLVVGAGSTFDGRRYRVTHNGPVAPLPPWLAELLRPAPLPPQKPIRVALAGRGRRSAFLRSAVNGEVERVTRSGPNQHNNALYIASVALGQLVAGGELSDADVTGWLLTAALQVGQGEREAQRTINSGLRAGARRPRTVAA
- a CDS encoding cell division protein FtsK, with protein sequence MNHDDENELFNRLEADMAADSGPDSGADVVDLSKARSARHGSGDSYTDPIADPSADSIPEPSGDPTKVVMVDQPTPTAAGPGYLGRLMGARRRDVIPVWLRSMAELKTAASWVARHYAHAAGYHALRAPVYAARLTLQAPTGAARVVGGTMRWVADREGEPVRLAAVRREDAADYLKLSRQRDGRVRLRTLITVLAMFVGLGAALAIYVLAPGWLQALSVSALVMALGFKGRQADAPVIHRAVELPKAMKLTSDIVLRALGALGIPAINQAQSKGKEGFEFTAPITRDGPGWRAEGNLPYGVTVTDIIERRDRLASGLRRPLGCVWPEAVPDEHTGHLVLWVGDQDMNKAKQPAWPLLKAGSVDLFKPVDFSTDQRGRWVGLTFMYIAGIIGAIPRMGKTFLLRLFALIAALDPRAELHTYDLKGTGDLDPVGEAVSHRHRAGEEDEDIEYAIADMREIREELRRRAKVIRSLPRDICPESKVTSELASKPSLGLHPIVICVDECQVWFEHHEYGKEFEAICTDLVKRGPATGIVLLLATQRPDAKSLPTGISANAGVRLCMKVMDHTANDMVLGTGAHKRGVRATMFAWADKGIAYFVGDGSDARIIRSVYVDAPTAERIALRARRTREAAGTLSGHALGEVFEPVDATTSTLLADVLAVIPEKEAKVWNETVVERLAELRPETYGEWAQMSGEEQTAHLTAVLKPYGIPVGQVGRRIDGKFVNKRGIKRADIAAAVAERNQNRDAG
- a CDS encoding RRQRL motif-containing zinc-binding protein; this translates as MSPTYGRCYDPTGARYGIPTYPWRLAPEGYATRRQLRARGLRPGGQPVAAQLMRRSPRRKSGVMVAHLYRVDLAKPVRPMTSRKWGALALAMLARRTCPACRRDAGYVIPPTLGTCVTCAYPEEQRAA
- a CDS encoding GGDEF domain-containing protein encodes the protein MSSTLLTALVAAGPLAAGWAVHARLLRRRLRTARRDPLTGLWTRDGFTRRATVLLRDPRAVVVLADVDRFKHINDSHGHAAGDALLKATAARLAHYVGADGVVGRLGGDEFAAVILDTRGTVGDLLAVLHGVLARPVDGQPPAVRTTVSLGWVRAEDFPGEDLSSLLGRADEAMYAAKQGRAGVRRAGLGRLFATVTGRRSGRRGARTAPPLVGRAA
- a CDS encoding DUF2637 domain-containing protein, giving the protein MTTMQTVERPAVPPLTRPEMGLAGVGAFAAAGVGALGLVSSFDAVSAAAAEWGFTSPWMLPVGIDVAIPVFTVANLLLIRMDMALTWVRFVPWALTLVTCGLNVAAGHGMWAKVAHGTMPLLWVVFSEIGAHIYAVRIGAATGRRMDKIRFARWLLAFPSTFSLWRRMTLWEITSYTEALAREKERQLARAELREVYGRRWRKHTPHRTRVLLKLGDLAPAAVDVDPAPEPQPEAPKGEAPKPRGRSRGRKPSPKASRTAAELLTAAREVTAGWSDAEINAEKIRTALHCSAANSRTVRDALLAERAGGRRPVELEGAAA
- a CDS encoding GntR family transcriptional regulator, whose product is METSPGTPRPTAKDIAADIRQELLIGGLGPGDQLPAARDLAKRYGVTLVKVQNAYRELSEEGLVFSQQGRGTFVADPSRPLDDGQRGGSAFISLATEVAAMHETIRQLADRLERLEQIVDSDGSAPAQ